One Gossypium hirsutum isolate 1008001.06 chromosome A08, Gossypium_hirsutum_v2.1, whole genome shotgun sequence genomic window, ATCATTAGTTCCATTAGTTGCAGATATCGTTAACGGAAGATTCACATTCGAAACCCTGACCGCGCCAACCGGAAACCGGCTCTTTTTCCCTGCATATGATAAGTTCCTAAAGGAGATTGACAAGTAAGCCTTGAAACTCTGCTTGAATgagtaagaaaaaaaaacttgaaattcttTCATAGGAGGATTACTTATGATTAGTATAATTGTCATTGTTGGTACTGCTtacattcatataattataatttcatcttACTGGCACAAACATCAATGGGGGAAGTTGTTTGCAATATTCTAAGTGCTTTACTTGTTCCTTTTTTTTCATTCAGTTGCATGAAGCATTTGCAGAAACAAGCAACACCAAAAGGTGTAGAGTTAGCTGATGATGAATATATATTGCATGTCGAAGGAACGGCTACCACGCGAAGAGTAGTGCGCCATATTGAAGGAACAAGTTGGCCCGGTTGGTGcttgatttcttttattttggttCAGTAATAATGTGCAGGCATTCAAGCTAATATTTATCTTATGGTCATTTAAGTCATTGCCACTTAGAAATTATGTACTTCAAATGTTACTTTTTCAGGTAGGCTTACGTTGACAAATCATGCTCTCTACTTTGAGGCCTCTGGAGTCTTGACATATGATGATGCACTTAAGATCGATCTTTCGAGGGATATAGAACATGGTGTTAAACCAGCTGCCACAGGTCCATGGGGTGCTCCACTTTTCGACAAAGCCATAATCTATGAGTCACCCGAGTTGTAAGTATATGGTTGCAAAGAATATCGTTGATACTACCATTAGTATGATTATGATTTCAAAGTCAGACATTATAACATGTAGGTAAAAGATTAATGATCTGCTTGATAATTGGAGTCAGTACTAGTTTGTTGGTGAATATTAAAAgttgttgaaaattttgatgtttgagagACTAAACAGTCTGATTTTTCTAGCCAAGAAGGAGTTCTGCTGGAGTTTCCAGAGATGACAAGCTCCACAAGACGTGATCATTGGCTAGCCCTCACAAAGGAGGTACTGTTAATGCAcaaatttttatctaaatttaagGCGGAAAGTCCGATACAAGCATGGGAGATGCACGCAAGGACCATTTTGAGCATAATAAGGCTTCATGCAGCAAGAGAAATGCTAAGAATCTGTCCACCAGATCCCACAAAATTCTTGATTTTTTCCTTATACGACGAGTTACCTAAGGGGGACTATGTACTCGAACAGCTTTCCGAGAGTCTAAATAAGGTAAATATCCCACAACCGTGTAGTGCACACTCCATACTGAGAAAAATGAACTTTTCGGAGCCAACTATAtcggaagaagaaaaaggagtgAACGAGAAGAGGGAAACTATTGCAGGCAGCGAAGACGATGATAAGACATCACTAGAGACTGCGATTAATCAAACAAGGAAGGAAGAAAGGGAAGTTGTTAATGCTAAAGAAGCAATTGAAGGGCTGAAAGATGAAGGGATCAGTGAAAATGCTCTCATTCTTATGGTAATTACACACTCTTTCCACTCTAATGCCCATCATTCAGTTTCCGAGCCAAGTAAACTTTTTTGTTTTTCCGTTGAAATCGAGATTCAATTACTCTTAGCATATCTTGCTTTCTAAAGAATAGATCATAGGATTGATACAAGAACCTTGTATGTATCACACTCTTCCTTTTGGCATATATAGGAGCTACTAAAGCCACTCAAGAGTGGATTCGTGTGGTTTCGGGAAACACTTTCATGGGAACGACCGCGAACAACCCTTATTGTAATTGCCATAGTTACAGTAATTGTGTACAAGTAAGTTGGTTTTGACACAAATCCAAGTCCGAGAAAACAATAAAACAACTATGAATCATTATCATTCATGTTGTTGGTGCTGCAGGGAGTGGGTTGGCAAGGCGATATCTGCAGGCTTGCTTGTATTGGTGGCAAAAATGATCCAAGCTAGACAAGAAAAGCTCAAAGACAAACAAAAGGAGATAACCGTGTGCACTGCATTCGAGTCGACTGCCTCGACAAGGGAGAACATAGTTTCAGCTCAATATATGTATATGACGATTTGCCAGATAATACACCAAGCGAATGTTACAATTCTGAAATTGCATTCAGTCCTGGTTTCAAGGGCACCCAAGGTATAACTCATGCAATGAAATGCATTCTTTTAGGTATTTATTTCACTTATTCTACAAAATTATATGCTATAGAATCGTTTTGCTGAACCAAATTAACAGGGTTGCTTGTTTTGTTTCAGCATGCAAATGTGATGATGGTTGGCATCATTGGTTTGGCGATATTGTTAGCAGTAACTCCATTGAAGTATTTGATAATAAGTGCTGTACTTCATTGGATGATAATGAGGTCAAAGCTAGGGAAGtacataaaaaataaccaaaacaaaagGCGAGTGAAAGAATGGTGGGATTCTATCCCACCTACTCCTGTTCGAATTGTCGATCAATGCCTATGATCTGCAAATCTGCTGTAAAAATGATCTACAAATCTGTTGTACTTATATATAAAGAatttatatttcatcatttagtAACTACTGATAGTAATTAATTAGGTAAAGAAATATTTAGGTAACaactgtaatttttttttaatgtaacaaccattaatactttaattaaaattgaattacaaatataaacttataatttgagacattaaaatttgagttttatcACTAATATAGAGAATACTTGAAGGATAGAAGTGTGGATAATATCCTTTAAGTATAGACAGAGAGCAACATCTAACAGGTGAGCCCATAAGCATCAAGTCACTTTCGCAAAATATATAGATAAGAGCAACATTTCACACACAAACATCAAGTCATCTTCGCAAAATATAAAGCCACCATCACAAGAAGAAAGAAGTTGAAGAATGGATGACTAGCAACATCTCACAAGCAATGCTCAACagtgttgcggaaaggatcgattcgagaactccgatatgactacaagtaaattgaccggaacgaaaaataaagtgaacacaaggatttacgtggttcggctttaatgcctacgtccacgggcagaggcgaaaagaaatttcactataacaagatgaagattacaagtgttttacactcaagacacaacccgagaacctcacaactctcaacccctatagaaaacccgaaagctaaaatcctagctttcaaagaacaagctttgctctctcttggtttgggatgatgaatatggctaatgaacctctctatttataagagagttcaaggacataattgtccaaaactttggcaaagatttgtggttgaaaatggacaccaacaaccatccactaatccactaccaccaacaacccactaccaacaacaacaatccactaccaattttaagccatttcttaacaaatctccaccttggcttgaaatttaccaagctgaacatcatagtgaattcctcgaactggatcacctcttccaaacgcctctctggcgctaatcaatcccgaatacctatcaagtccaagcaatgcttgaacttatatgcagggatcaccttagttaacatatctgcaggattcttctcggtagcaaccttgctgataacaatgtcaccttgcgtaacatgttcccgaacaaaatgatatctgacatcaatgtgtttggtccgttcatgaaacatctgatttttagtcagatgtatggcactctggctatcgcaaaatacaacagtgaaatcctgttgtaaacccaaactgcttactagacctttcatccacaatgcttctttcactgcttctgctaacgccatatattccgcctcagtcgtagataaggctacggtagactgtaacacagctttccaactaatggctcctccagaataagtgaaaacataacccgtcagagatcttcttttgtccagatctccagcataatcagagtccacatagcccgtgacactgctagtgcagtcactctgatcatataccaagcataaatctgcagaacctctcaagtacctgagaatccatttcacggcctgccagtgttccttgccaggacaactcatgtatctgctgaccacactaactgcatgtgaaatgtctggacgagtgcaaaccattgcatacatcacgcttccaactgcactcgagtatggaatgtgagacatttgctgcttttcttcatcagattgtggtgacaactctgcagagagtttgaaatgtggtgccaacggagtactcacagttttcgctttatccatgccgaagcgttgaagaaccttttcaatgtagttcttctgcgacacacgaagcttgcccgccttgcgatctctgtgaatatccatgcccaaaattttcttggcagcacccagatccttcatctcgaactcaccactcaactgcgactttaacttgttgatttccgacatgtttttggaagcaattaacatgtcatcaacatacagcaacaaataaatgtgcgaaccatctgagagcttccgatgatagacacaagcatcatagtcacatcttgtgtaaccatgctgaatcatgaagctatcaaaccgcttgtaccactgccttggggattgtttcaatccatataaagacttctttaatagacagacatggtcttctttaccaggaactgtaaaaccctctggttgacgcatgtagattgtttcctcgagctcaccatgcaagaacgccgtttttacgtcaagctgctcaagttctagatcagacttggccaccatggcaagtaatacacgaatggaagaatgctttacgactggggagaaaacttcattgtagtcaatcccctctttctgagtgaagcctttagcaaccaatcgtgccttgaatctagttgcttcaacccctaggatgccttcctttttcttgaagacccatttgcaaccaactatcttctggttacttggcggcttaaccaactcccaagtatggttcttgtgaagagattctatctcctcactcatagcaattgcccactgtgccgactcatcacacgtgacagcctcattataactggaaggttctataccaatggactccgccacactgagcgcgaaagacaccagattagcgtaacgcggatttggtttgatttgtctcttcgttcttccagtggcaatgctatatggtttttcttgaggtgactcatcttcatcggaatcttgcacctcaacttgatcatcctggactgaagtaccttccgtaggaattggagcgtccacctgacactccacctgcttctcaacaccgtgatctcccattctatctgactcctccttttcccgggaatttgtggtggatcgaagcatggatgactcatcaaaagtcacatctctgctgatgatgaacttggacgaaaccggatcaggacaccacaacctgtatcctttcaccccttggccgtatccaagaaatatgcatttcttcgccctcggtttgagttttccctcatttacatgagcatacgcagggcagccaaacactcttaaaccagagtaatcagcaggagaaccagaccatacttcctcaggagtcttcagctcaatagctgttgacggagatctgttaaccaaataacaagcagtattaacagcttcagcccaaaattcttcaccgagcccagcatttgatcgcatgcaacgagctcgctccaagagagttctattcatgcgttctgcaactccattttgttgtggtgttcgacgaatagtgcggtgtctcactattccttcatttttgcagaactcattgaattcacctgagcaaaactccaagccattatccgtccggaatcgcttgatcttctttcctgtttgattttcgatcaaagctttaaattgcttgaagttgatgagaacctcatacttgctcttcagaaaatacacccaaacctttctcgagtaatcatcgataaaggtaagcagatatctgtaaccacctttagaaattgtcggagaaggcccccaaaggtcagaatggaagtaatccactgtgccttttgtcttgtgaatcccagtgctgaactttacccgagtctgcttaccgaagacgcagtgctcacagaaattcaactttcctgtacactgcccagacaataatcctcgtttgcttagcaccgataagcctctctcgctcatatgcccgagccgcatatgccataacttcgtggtg contains:
- the LOC107936278 gene encoding uncharacterized protein isoform X1, producing MERKHLSSIANHVLRTTAQELGTSVEHLVEEFEAGWNPEVGDYSRKLMEFCSSKTLINLCQNIEERLNNGSYSRFTYDMMLAWENPSGALLEKPQAENEDSKISVNLPPEQDDIPLFYSDLMPLLVNDEPSVGEDAFVWLGSLVPLVADIVNGRFTFETLTAPTGNRLFFPAYDKFLKEIDNCMKHLQKQATPKGVELADDEYILHVEGTATTRRVVRHIEGTSWPGRLTLTNHALYFEASGVLTYDDALKIDLSRDIEHGVKPAATGPWGAPLFDKAIIYESPEFQEGVLLEFPEMTSSTRRDHWLALTKEVLLMHKFLSKFKAESPIQAWEMHARTILSIIRLHAAREMLRICPPDPTKFLIFSLYDELPKGDYVLEQLSESLNKVNIPQPCSAHSILRKMNFSEPTISEEEKGVNEKRETIAGSEDDDKTSLETAINQTRKEEREVVNAKEAIEGLKDEGISENALILMELLKPLKSGFVWFRETLSWERPRTTLIVIAIVTVIVYKEWVGKAISAGLLVLVAKMIQARQEKLKDKQKEITVCTAFESTASTRENIVSAQYMYMTICQIIHQANVTILKLHSVLVSRAPKHANVMMVGIIGLAILLAVTPLKYLIISAVLHWMIMRSKLGKYIKNNQNKRRVKEWWDSIPPTPVRIVDQCL
- the LOC107936278 gene encoding uncharacterized protein isoform X2 encodes the protein MYRELGTSVEHLVEEFEAGWNPEVGDYSRKLMEFCSSKTLINLCQNIEERLNNGSYSRFTYDMMLAWENPSGALLEKPQAENEDSKISVNLPPEQDDIPLFYSDLMPLLVNDEPSVGEDAFVWLGSLVPLVADIVNGRFTFETLTAPTGNRLFFPAYDKFLKEIDNCMKHLQKQATPKGVELADDEYILHVEGTATTRRVVRHIEGTSWPGRLTLTNHALYFEASGVLTYDDALKIDLSRDIEHGVKPAATGPWGAPLFDKAIIYESPEFQEGVLLEFPEMTSSTRRDHWLALTKEVLLMHKFLSKFKAESPIQAWEMHARTILSIIRLHAAREMLRICPPDPTKFLIFSLYDELPKGDYVLEQLSESLNKVNIPQPCSAHSILRKMNFSEPTISEEEKGVNEKRETIAGSEDDDKTSLETAINQTRKEEREVVNAKEAIEGLKDEGISENALILMELLKPLKSGFVWFRETLSWERPRTTLIVIAIVTVIVYKEWVGKAISAGLLVLVAKMIQARQEKLKDKQKEITVCTAFESTASTRENIVSAQYMYMTICQIIHQANVTILKLHSVLVSRAPKHANVMMVGIIGLAILLAVTPLKYLIISAVLHWMIMRSKLGKYIKNNQNKRRVKEWWDSIPPTPVRIVDQCL